A single Sulfurimonas aquatica DNA region contains:
- a CDS encoding aspartate-semialdehyde dehydrogenase has product MKKYNVAVVGANGAVGEEILTILAEIDFPLNKLVPLASARSVGKTVEFNGQSLNIIELTNDVFEKEEIDIALFSAGGSVSAEFAPDAVKAGAVVIDNTSHFRMDENVPLVVPEVNPEDIAKWRLSGIIANPNCSTIQMVQTLKPLDDAYDLLRVDVSTYQATSGAGKTAMEELVTQMQAFFAFNLDEAEHKAFNQQIALNVIPQIDVFTENGYTKEEMKMVNETTKIMHKDIALSATCVRVPTLRGHAEALTLTFDSEVNATEAREILSRAPNIVILDKPDEALYPMPATCIDKNETFVGRIRNDVYSKNILHMFVVADNLRVGAATNAVRIAQKWVEMEGEE; this is encoded by the coding sequence ATGAAAAAATATAATGTAGCGGTAGTTGGAGCAAATGGGGCTGTCGGTGAAGAGATATTAACAATTTTAGCAGAAATCGACTTTCCACTGAACAAACTTGTGCCACTCGCAAGCGCTAGAAGCGTGGGCAAAACAGTTGAGTTTAATGGTCAATCTTTAAACATTATAGAACTTACAAATGATGTTTTTGAAAAAGAGGAGATAGATATAGCTCTTTTTAGCGCTGGCGGTAGCGTTAGTGCCGAGTTTGCACCCGATGCGGTTAAAGCTGGAGCAGTAGTAATTGACAACACATCACACTTTAGAATGGATGAAAATGTGCCATTGGTTGTTCCTGAAGTGAATCCAGAAGATATTGCAAAATGGAGACTCAGTGGTATTATTGCAAATCCAAACTGTTCAACTATTCAGATGGTTCAAACACTTAAACCTCTTGATGATGCTTATGACCTACTACGAGTTGACGTTAGTACGTATCAAGCGACAAGTGGAGCTGGAAAGACTGCAATGGAAGAGCTAGTAACTCAAATGCAAGCATTTTTCGCATTTAATTTAGATGAAGCTGAGCACAAAGCGTTTAACCAGCAAATCGCTCTAAATGTTATTCCTCAGATAGATGTCTTTACTGAAAATGGCTACACTAAAGAAGAGATGAAAATGGTAAATGAAACTACTAAAATCATGCATAAAGACATAGCTCTAAGTGCTACTTGTGTTCGCGTTCCTACTCTTCGTGGTCACGCAGAAGCATTAACACTTACTTTTGATAGTGAAGTGAATGCAACTGAAGCGAGAGAAATACTCTCTCGTGCGCCAAACATAGTAATTCTAGATAAACCAGATGAGGCGCTCTACCCTATGCCTGCAACATGTATAGATAAAAATGAGACTTTTGTAGGTCGCATTAGAAATGATGTATATTCTAAAAATATACTTCATATGTTCGTTGTAGCGGACAACCTTAGAGTTGGAGCCGCGACAAACGCTGTTAGAATCGCTCAAAAATGGGTAGAGATGGAAGGAGAAGAGTAG
- a CDS encoding radical SAM protein, with translation MSAENNIIFGPINSRRFGMSLGVDLSPSIKQCNFDCLYCELAPSATVDKQVKTISVDEIIKELSHHLNDKVDVITLTANGEPTLYPHLNELIDEIDKIKNTTETLILTNSANLVYDDTYNSLLKLDQVKLSLDAISEDIFKKIDRPHKDIDISQIAQKVIAFSKEYKGKLFIEVLFVHELNDTPEEVKKLNDVLLQVHCKRIDIGTIDRPPAYPVMGTSYKELHDIAMAFDSSLPIHIASRVHAEPNNAYYSDEEILNTLDKRPLTMDDINLLFDEDSKSRLDKLLKTEKIVIKNVSNLEFLVPKSNLTRKRRK, from the coding sequence GTGTCAGCGGAAAATAATATAATCTTCGGTCCTATAAACTCACGCCGTTTTGGCATGAGTTTAGGGGTTGACCTCTCCCCTTCTATAAAACAGTGTAATTTTGATTGTCTCTACTGTGAACTCGCACCTAGTGCTACAGTAGATAAACAAGTAAAAACTATCTCAGTAGATGAAATCATTAAAGAGCTTTCTCATCACCTTAACGATAAAGTTGACGTTATAACGCTCACTGCCAACGGTGAACCAACACTCTACCCCCATCTCAATGAACTTATAGATGAGATAGATAAGATTAAAAACACTACAGAGACACTTATTCTAACAAATAGCGCAAATCTGGTATATGATGATACTTATAACTCTTTACTCAAACTAGATCAAGTCAAACTCTCCTTAGATGCGATAAGCGAAGATATATTTAAAAAGATAGATAGACCTCATAAAGATATTGACATCTCCCAGATTGCGCAAAAGGTTATCGCGTTTAGTAAAGAGTATAAAGGGAAACTTTTTATAGAAGTACTATTTGTCCATGAGTTAAACGATACACCTGAAGAAGTTAAAAAACTCAATGATGTTTTACTTCAAGTACACTGTAAACGCATTGATATAGGAACAATAGATAGACCACCGGCATATCCCGTAATGGGAACGAGTTATAAAGAACTCCATGATATCGCAATGGCATTTGATAGCTCTCTACCCATTCATATAGCGTCGAGAGTTCATGCCGAACCTAATAATGCATACTACTCCGATGAAGAGATATTAAACACTTTAGATAAACGCCCCTTAACTATGGATGACATCAACCTGCTCTTTGATGAAGATAGTAAAAGTCGTTTAGACAAGCTTTTAAAAACAGAAAAAATTGTAATAAAAAATGTTTCAAACTTAGAGTTTTTAGTCCCTAAAAGTAATCTAACAAGAAAAAGAAGAAAGTAG
- the hemE gene encoding uroporphyrinogen decarboxylase produces the protein MGKIFVDACLGKETPYTPVWMMRQAGRYLPEYMAVRAEAGNFLNLCHDPKKAAEVTLQPLDIVGVDAAILFSDILVIPDEMGMDLSFVKGEGPKFSDPLQTQADLDRLIGGDEAASKLTYVYDTIKLLRTQLDERGDDKALIGFTGAPWTLATYMIEGQGTKTYNVCKKMMYSNPELLHNILKKVTEVVKLYMEKQIQSGIDVVQIFDSWAAAIEPGMYDEFSWSYMVEIAEYLKEKYPHIPIIMFPKGVPAFYDKVYGNFDVFGVDWGAPMSLAKEKLGDKYVLQGNMEPCRLYSKEATTKCVEKIQETMGGKRHIFNLGHGILPDVTVENAIHFVNECHRVSGK, from the coding sequence ATGGGAAAAATATTTGTAGATGCATGTCTAGGTAAAGAGACTCCATACACTCCAGTTTGGATGATGAGACAAGCTGGACGTTACCTTCCAGAATATATGGCAGTGCGTGCTGAGGCTGGAAACTTTTTAAACCTTTGTCATGACCCTAAAAAAGCTGCGGAAGTAACTCTTCAACCATTAGACATCGTTGGCGTTGACGCAGCGATTTTATTTAGCGACATCCTTGTTATTCCTGATGAAATGGGAATGGATTTATCATTTGTTAAAGGTGAAGGTCCTAAGTTTTCTGACCCTCTTCAAACACAAGCTGATTTAGACAGACTTATAGGTGGAGACGAAGCAGCAAGCAAACTTACTTATGTATATGATACAATTAAACTTCTACGTACTCAGCTAGATGAACGCGGTGATGATAAAGCGCTTATCGGATTTACTGGCGCGCCATGGACCCTTGCTACGTACATGATAGAAGGACAAGGAACTAAAACTTATAACGTCTGTAAAAAGATGATGTACTCAAATCCAGAACTTCTGCATAACATACTTAAAAAAGTGACTGAAGTTGTAAAGCTCTATATGGAAAAACAGATTCAATCTGGTATAGACGTAGTCCAAATTTTTGACTCATGGGCAGCAGCTATTGAGCCAGGTATGTATGATGAATTCTCTTGGAGTTATATGGTTGAGATTGCAGAGTATTTAAAAGAGAAGTACCCTCATATTCCTATTATCATGTTTCCTAAAGGTGTTCCTGCGTTTTATGACAAAGTCTATGGAAACTTTGACGTATTTGGCGTTGACTGGGGAGCTCCTATGTCTCTTGCAAAAGAGAAATTAGGTGACAAGTACGTTCTTCAAGGAAATATGGAGCCATGTCGTCTTTACTCAAAGGAAGCTACTACTAAATGTGTTGAAAAGATTCAAGAGACTATGGGCGGTAAACGCCATATATTTAACCTTGGCCATGGAATCTTACCTGACGTTACAGTTGAAAATGCTATTCACTTTGTGAATGAATGTCATCGTGTCAGCGGAAAATAA
- a CDS encoding ammonium transporter — protein sequence MKKWLLALLFALPTFAFAEDAPTLDTGDTAWMMMSAALVLLMTPAGLALFYAGMTRSKNVLNTYAMVLGAFVVAFVAWIAAGYSMAFGDGGSMQSYIGGFGNAFLSGINWNDLSGTYPTYVFVVFQGTFAAITVAIASGSVIERIKFSTWLVFVAIWTIAVYAPITHMVWGGDGALLFDAGALDFAGGTVVHMNGGLAGLVLAFLVGKRNGYPKIAMKPMSVMLTALGAALLWFGWYGFNGGSAFGANSIAGLAYLTTTLATAVAAITWIVIEWIIFKKPTLLGAASGVVAGLVAITPAAGFVDVGGAMIIGSVGSVIAFFGVAILKKKLGYDDSLDAFGIHFLAGLWGALATGIFALNDQDLLWDGPLKASGDRMGQFMVQVESVVVVGIFTLVGTVVVYYIASALTGGGRVDEETEQVGLDEAVHGEKTLNI from the coding sequence ATGAAGAAATGGTTACTAGCACTTTTATTTGCTTTACCTACGTTTGCATTTGCTGAAGATGCACCTACACTAGATACTGGAGATACAGCTTGGATGATGATGTCTGCTGCGTTAGTATTACTTATGACGCCAGCGGGTCTTGCACTATTTTATGCTGGAATGACAAGAAGTAAGAATGTACTTAATACATATGCAATGGTATTAGGAGCGTTTGTTGTTGCATTTGTTGCTTGGATAGCAGCAGGATATTCAATGGCGTTTGGTGATGGTGGTTCAATGCAGAGTTACATTGGTGGCTTTGGAAATGCATTCTTAAGCGGTATTAACTGGAATGACTTAAGTGGTACTTATCCTACTTATGTATTCGTTGTATTTCAAGGTACATTTGCTGCTATTACAGTTGCTATTGCATCTGGTTCAGTTATTGAGAGAATCAAATTCTCAACATGGTTAGTATTTGTTGCTATCTGGACAATCGCAGTATATGCTCCTATTACACATATGGTATGGGGTGGAGATGGTGCACTTTTATTTGATGCAGGTGCTCTTGACTTTGCAGGTGGTACAGTTGTACATATGAATGGTGGTTTAGCTGGTTTAGTTCTAGCATTCTTAGTTGGAAAACGTAATGGTTACCCTAAAATCGCAATGAAACCTATGAGTGTTATGTTGACAGCTCTTGGTGCTGCTCTATTATGGTTTGGTTGGTATGGATTTAATGGTGGATCTGCATTTGGTGCAAACTCTATCGCTGGTCTTGCTTACTTAACAACTACTTTAGCAACTGCTGTAGCTGCAATTACTTGGATAGTAATTGAATGGATAATTTTCAAAAAACCAACTTTATTAGGTGCTGCTTCAGGTGTTGTTGCTGGTCTAGTAGCTATTACTCCAGCTGCAGGTTTTGTTGATGTTGGTGGTGCTATGATTATTGGTTCTGTAGGTTCTGTAATTGCATTCTTTGGTGTTGCTATCCTTAAAAAGAAACTTGGATATGATGATTCTTTAGATGCTTTTGGTATTCACTTTTTAGCAGGTCTATGGGGTGCATTAGCAACTGGTATATTTGCTTTAAACGATCAAGATTTATTATGGGATGGTCCACTTAAGGCATCTGGTGATAGAATGGGACAGTTCATGGTTCAAGTTGAATCAGTTGTAGTTGTTGGTATCTTTACATTAGTTGGAACAGTTGTAGTTTACTATATTGCATCAGCATTAACTGGTGGTGGAAGAGTTGATGAAGAGACTGAACAAGTTGGTCTTGATGAAGCAGTTCATGGTGAAAAAACTCTAAACATATAG
- a CDS encoding sigma-54-dependent transcriptional regulator → MKIAIVEDDINMRKSLEIAMSDYKEFEIKTFKNAKDALKSIDDSFDLIITDINMPGMDGIEFVKELNGRFEVIIMTGNATLGSAIDSIHLGVKDFLLKPFDVDALVGAIKREDKVQKVKKTVKKSKKTNGGFIGTSKALSKVLNIADKASKTDASILLLGESGVGKEVFASYIHKNSPRVKKPFVAINMAAIPENLIESELFGFEKGAFTDASEAKAGQFELANGGTLFLDEIGEMPYGVQAKLLRALQEKEVRRLGSSKLIKIDIRVVSATNANLNEKIKNGEFREDLYYRLNTIPLHIPPLKDRKDEILQIAEEICKQNCEKYGFDLKEFSPEAKNELLDYNWPGNIRELISVVERSVILSETQEIQKEELFLEVRK, encoded by the coding sequence GTGAAAATAGCAATCGTTGAAGATGACATTAATATGAGAAAATCTCTTGAAATCGCTATGAGCGACTATAAAGAGTTTGAAATTAAAACCTTCAAAAATGCTAAAGACGCCCTAAAATCCATTGATGACAGCTTTGATTTAATCATTACAGATATTAATATGCCAGGAATGGATGGTATAGAGTTTGTTAAAGAGTTAAATGGTCGTTTTGAAGTTATAATTATGACAGGAAATGCAACATTAGGGAGTGCCATTGATTCGATTCACCTTGGCGTTAAGGACTTTCTTCTAAAACCTTTTGATGTAGATGCGCTAGTTGGAGCAATCAAACGCGAAGATAAAGTTCAAAAGGTAAAAAAAACCGTAAAGAAGTCTAAAAAAACTAATGGTGGTTTTATTGGTACGTCTAAAGCTCTCAGTAAAGTCTTAAATATAGCAGATAAAGCTTCCAAAACTGATGCGAGTATTTTGCTACTTGGTGAGAGTGGCGTTGGTAAAGAGGTTTTTGCTTCTTACATACATAAGAATTCACCAAGAGTTAAAAAACCATTTGTAGCCATAAATATGGCGGCAATACCTGAAAACTTAATAGAGAGTGAACTCTTTGGATTTGAAAAAGGGGCTTTCACTGATGCGAGTGAAGCAAAAGCGGGACAGTTTGAGCTAGCAAATGGCGGAACACTCTTTTTAGATGAGATAGGTGAAATGCCTTATGGCGTTCAAGCAAAACTTCTTCGTGCTTTACAAGAAAAAGAAGTCCGTCGTCTTGGATCGTCAAAGTTAATCAAGATAGATATACGTGTTGTATCCGCAACAAATGCCAACTTAAATGAAAAGATAAAAAATGGTGAATTTAGAGAAGATTTATACTATAGATTAAATACTATTCCTCTTCATATACCGCCATTAAAAGATAGAAAAGATGAGATACTTCAAATCGCTGAGGAAATCTGTAAGCAAAACTGCGAGAAATATGGATTTGATTTAAAAGAATTTTCACCTGAGGCTAAAAATGAACTTTTAGATTATAACTGGCCTGGAAACATTAGAGAACTTATCTCAGTAGTTGAGCGATCCGTAATACTTAGTGAAACGCAAGAGATACAAAAAGAAGAACTTTTTTTAGAAGTGCGCAAGTAA
- a CDS encoding replication/maintenance protein RepL yields the protein MSKTKSITKTIGTEQYTDSRTGEVKEFTVINTEEQTDFNFQKIWIKDLITLLKALGGSKVEVFCLLLEKKNADNIFIGSISDIAKKIKVSENTVKSALKLMKELDYVRMVMHGVYQVSPSLIVKGKSKKRQMLLADYNNIKVA from the coding sequence ATGAGCAAAACAAAATCAATTACAAAAACAATAGGTACAGAGCAATATACTGATAGTAGAACTGGAGAAGTTAAAGAGTTTACAGTTATAAATACAGAAGAACAAACAGATTTCAACTTTCAAAAAATATGGATAAAAGATTTAATCACATTATTAAAGGCACTTGGAGGCAGTAAAGTCGAGGTGTTCTGTTTACTGCTTGAGAAAAAAAATGCTGATAATATTTTTATAGGTAGCATTAGCGATATAGCAAAAAAAATAAAGGTAAGTGAAAATACCGTTAAATCAGCTTTAAAGCTTATGAAAGAGCTTGACTATGTGAGAATGGTTATGCATGGTGTTTATCAAGTTAGTCCAAGTTTAATAGTAAAAGGTAAGTCAAAAAAGAGACAAATGCTCTTAGCTGATTATAATAATATTAAAGTAGCATAG
- a CDS encoding LPP20 family lipoprotein: MKYSLVLLALLSTLSFSEAINSSDTTVQSMPIMEPVVCPENISDNTMDLHQEELLEKDKDLLISVIGQGVAPMHTYSPAQAYALAKRAAIADSYRLIAEKVKGVRVDGQDLIKNMMVKRSTVRTHVQAMVKNANIVETTFKEGLCEVEMEIVLSHSQFN, encoded by the coding sequence ATGAAATACTCATTAGTATTACTAGCTCTTTTAAGCACACTCTCTTTTTCTGAGGCTATCAACTCTTCAGACACAACAGTTCAATCAATGCCAATTATGGAACCCGTAGTTTGCCCAGAAAATATATCTGACAATACTATGGACCTACACCAAGAAGAGCTTTTAGAAAAAGACAAAGACCTTCTTATTAGTGTAATAGGTCAAGGCGTCGCACCTATGCATACTTACTCACCTGCTCAAGCTTATGCACTTGCAAAGCGTGCGGCTATTGCTGATTCGTACAGACTCATCGCTGAAAAAGTAAAAGGTGTTAGAGTAGATGGTCAAGACCTAATCAAAAATATGATGGTTAAACGCTCAACTGTTAGAACTCATGTTCAAGCAATGGTTAAAAATGCCAACATAGTTGAGACAACTTTTAAAGAGGGTTTATGCGAAGTAGAGATGGAAATCGTACTTTCACACTCGCAATTCAACTAA
- a CDS encoding YqhA family protein → MEKLFESSLWSTRFIVLLAVIFGLIGGIILFIVASVDIYDTAKFVYTTYSNHAHPKTFHEDVVGGIIGAVDFYLIGVVMLIFSFGLYELFISEIDAAKCEEGETNKILAIHSLDQLKDKISKVIVMVLVVGFFQKVGHTAYSGALDMLYFALSIMAVAVGLYFLGKVGKH, encoded by the coding sequence ATGGAAAAATTATTTGAAAGTTCACTTTGGTCAACTAGATTTATAGTTTTACTTGCGGTGATTTTTGGTCTTATTGGTGGCATCATTCTTTTTATAGTTGCATCGGTAGATATTTATGACACTGCTAAATTTGTATACACTACATATAGTAATCACGCCCACCCCAAAACATTTCATGAAGACGTGGTCGGTGGAATTATTGGTGCTGTTGATTTTTATCTCATCGGTGTAGTTATGCTTATCTTCTCTTTTGGACTTTATGAACTTTTTATATCTGAAATTGACGCAGCAAAATGTGAAGAGGGCGAGACAAATAAGATCCTTGCAATTCATTCACTTGACCAACTAAAAGATAAAATATCCAAAGTAATCGTTATGGTACTTGTAGTTGGATTTTTTCAAAAAGTAGGTCATACGGCATACTCAGGAGCGTTAGATATGCTATATTTTGCACTTTCTATAATGGCTGTGGCTGTCGGTTTATACTTTCTTGGTAAAGTTGGGAAACATTAA
- a CDS encoding tyrosine-type recombinase/integrase translates to MFQIDTGDFKLMFEYDTEEELRVALESVKEMQIQATINRYKEVKQHIESSETNTSDLTFELLRDKFIARKKADNRVSADSIGAYNTTFKMLISFFKDSLIDSLTVEDFEAFKDFKVKQKTSSNRTINKHLTYTRNFLQFALDRQLISHNNAKPVTPLDEVKDKQNRKQEVENYSQSDINKIMNYKYKEPIIKKVFQIALYTAMRQNEINALTQDSIKKDEETGIYYFDITKSKSVAGIRKVPIHKDILEMVLNTSFPLIPNMTKNAFGKKVRYQLYKAVNQGQGKNFHTFRGTFIKRAIKANIDKPNSIFMLQEIVGHAKGETKLTLDTYGKGFEMDTLQNILDSVGF, encoded by the coding sequence ATGTTTCAAATAGACACAGGTGACTTTAAACTCATGTTCGAGTATGACACAGAAGAAGAACTCAGAGTAGCCCTTGAAAGTGTTAAAGAAATGCAGATACAAGCAACCATTAACCGTTATAAGGAAGTCAAGCAACATATTGAGAGTTCAGAAACTAATACAAGTGATTTAACCTTTGAACTTTTACGAGATAAATTCATTGCAAGAAAAAAAGCTGATAATCGTGTAAGTGCCGATAGTATTGGAGCATATAATACTACTTTTAAAATGCTTATATCATTTTTTAAAGACTCTCTTATTGACTCTTTAACGGTAGAGGATTTTGAAGCATTTAAAGATTTCAAAGTCAAGCAAAAAACAAGTTCAAATAGAACAATAAACAAGCACCTCACATACACAAGAAACTTCTTACAGTTTGCACTTGATAGACAATTAATTTCTCATAATAATGCAAAACCCGTCACTCCATTAGACGAAGTGAAAGATAAACAAAATAGAAAACAAGAGGTAGAAAACTATTCTCAATCTGATATTAATAAGATTATGAATTATAAATATAAAGAACCAATTATTAAAAAAGTCTTCCAAATTGCTCTATATACAGCTATGAGACAAAATGAGATAAATGCTCTTACTCAAGACAGTATAAAAAAAGACGAAGAGACTGGGATTTATTATTTTGACATTACAAAAAGTAAGAGTGTCGCGGGTATAAGAAAAGTTCCTATTCATAAAGATATTTTAGAAATGGTCTTAAATACCTCGTTCCCTTTAATCCCAAATATGACTAAAAATGCTTTTGGTAAAAAAGTAAGGTATCAACTCTATAAAGCAGTCAATCAGGGTCAAGGGAAAAACTTCCACACATTTAGAGGTACATTTATTAAACGAGCTATTAAAGCCAATATCGACAAGCCTAACTCTATTTTTATGCTTCAAGAGATAGTTGGTCATGCCAAAGGCGAAACTAAATTAACTCTTGATACTTACGGCAAAGGTTTTGAAATGGACACCCTCCAAAATATTCTGGATAGTGTAGGATTTTAA
- the gyrA gene encoding DNA gyrase subunit A, whose protein sequence is MSDLLNNDDIQTINIEETLQNSYLDYSMSVIVGRALPDVRDGLKPVHRRILYAMDKLSLSFGAKYKKSARIVGDVIGQYHPHGDTAVYDALVRMAQDFSMRMELVDGQGNFGSVDGDSAAAMRYTEARMTKYAGELLKDLDKNTVNMIENYDGTTKEPDVMPTRVPNLLINGSSGIAVGMATNIPPHNPTEIMNGLKALLANPDITLAEIMEHIPAPDFPTGGIIFGKKGIMDAYETGRGRIKVRAKTHIEKKGSRDVIVIDELPYQVNKARLIENVANLVKDKMIDGISEIRDESDRDGMRVVIELKRDAISEIILNNLFKQTSMQNTFGIIMLSILNQEPRIFGIIDILKHFINHRKTIIIRRTIFDLEKAKARAHILEGLKKAIDIIDDVIRVIRASTNEEDAKNNLVSEFDFSEIQAASIVAMRLGRLTGLEIEKIENELAELMKQIEYLESILKSEAVLKGIIQDEFDEVSAIYTDKRRTDIEDDYDDIDIEDLIPNEPMVVTITHRGYIKRVPLASYEKQKRGGKGKTAVTTYEDDFVESFFTCNTHDTLLFVTDRGQLHWLKVYKIPEGSRTAKGKAVVNLVNLMPDEQIQSIIPTTDFSEEKGLVFFTKNGVVKRTNLSEFSNIRSNGVRAIVLDEDDELITAKIADQSVRYLFIVTKLAQCIKFEIEKTREQGRSTRGVRGIKFKHEGDVVVDANIIANDEQEILIVAEKGIGKRTDAGEYRLTNRGGSGVIAMKMTAKTGKHIVGCLMVDEKMDMMALTNAGKMIRVDMQTISKSSRNTSGVYIVKGDEVASISRCPKVDKTEDDDYDENAPTLILE, encoded by the coding sequence ATGAGCGATTTGCTAAACAACGACGACATACAAACTATAAATATTGAAGAGACTCTTCAAAACAGCTACCTTGATTACTCCATGAGTGTAATCGTTGGTCGTGCACTACCAGATGTAAGAGATGGACTCAAACCTGTTCATAGACGTATACTATATGCGATGGATAAACTTAGCCTCTCTTTTGGTGCAAAATATAAAAAATCAGCTCGTATAGTTGGTGATGTAATTGGTCAGTACCACCCACATGGTGATACAGCTGTTTATGATGCACTCGTACGTATGGCTCAAGACTTCTCAATGAGAATGGAACTTGTTGATGGTCAAGGAAACTTTGGTTCAGTCGATGGAGATTCAGCAGCTGCGATGAGATATACTGAAGCACGTATGACTAAATATGCAGGTGAACTTCTAAAAGATTTAGATAAAAACACTGTAAATATGATTGAAAATTATGATGGTACTACTAAAGAGCCAGATGTAATGCCTACTCGTGTTCCAAACCTTCTTATAAATGGATCTTCAGGTATTGCAGTTGGTATGGCAACAAATATACCTCCACACAACCCTACTGAAATTATGAATGGCCTCAAAGCGCTGCTTGCTAATCCAGATATTACTCTAGCTGAGATTATGGAACATATTCCTGCACCAGACTTTCCAACAGGTGGTATCATCTTTGGTAAAAAAGGTATTATGGATGCTTATGAGACTGGTCGTGGACGTATAAAAGTTCGTGCAAAAACTCATATTGAGAAAAAAGGTAGCAGAGATGTTATTGTCATAGATGAACTTCCTTACCAAGTCAATAAGGCACGTCTTATAGAAAATGTGGCGAACCTTGTTAAAGACAAAATGATTGATGGAATTTCAGAAATTCGTGATGAATCAGACCGTGATGGTATGCGTGTAGTTATCGAGCTTAAACGCGATGCAATCAGTGAAATTATTTTAAACAATCTCTTTAAACAGACAAGCATGCAAAATACTTTTGGTATTATCATGCTATCTATATTAAATCAAGAACCAAGAATTTTTGGTATTATTGACATCTTAAAGCATTTTATCAATCACCGTAAAACTATTATTATTCGTCGTACAATTTTTGACCTTGAAAAAGCAAAAGCTCGTGCTCACATCTTAGAGGGTCTCAAAAAAGCCATTGACATCATTGATGACGTTATTAGAGTTATCCGCGCGTCTACTAATGAAGAAGACGCTAAGAACAACCTTGTTAGTGAATTTGACTTTAGTGAAATCCAAGCAGCAAGCATCGTTGCAATGAGACTTGGTCGTTTAACTGGTCTTGAGATAGAAAAGATAGAGAATGAATTAGCTGAGCTAATGAAACAGATAGAGTACTTAGAGTCAATCTTAAAAAGTGAAGCCGTTCTAAAAGGAATCATCCAAGATGAGTTCGATGAAGTTTCTGCAATATACACTGATAAGAGACGTACAGATATCGAAGATGATTATGATGACATAGACATTGAAGATTTAATTCCTAATGAGCCAATGGTAGTTACTATTACTCATAGAGGCTATATCAAACGCGTTCCTCTTGCATCATACGAAAAACAAAAACGTGGTGGTAAAGGCAAAACTGCCGTTACTACTTACGAAGATGATTTTGTAGAGAGCTTCTTCACATGTAACACTCACGATACGCTTCTTTTTGTTACAGACCGTGGACAACTACACTGGCTGAAAGTTTATAAAATTCCAGAGGGAAGTAGAACTGCAAAAGGTAAGGCGGTTGTTAATCTTGTTAACCTTATGCCGGACGAACAGATACAGTCTATCATCCCAACTACAGACTTTAGTGAAGAAAAAGGTCTTGTATTCTTTACTAAAAATGGCGTTGTAAAACGTACAAACTTAAGTGAATTTTCAAATATTAGAAGTAACGGCGTTAGAGCTATCGTTCTTGATGAAGATGATGAGCTAATCACAGCTAAAATCGCAGATCAAAGCGTTAGATATTTATTTATCGTAACTAAACTTGCTCAGTGTATTAAATTTGAGATAGAAAAAACTCGTGAGCAAGGACGAAGCACACGTGGTGTTAGAGGTATTAAGTTCAAACATGAGGGTGATGTAGTAGTTGATGCAAACATCATAGCAAATGATGAGCAAGAGATTCTGATCGTTGCTGAAAAAGGTATAGGAAAACGTACGGATGCAGGTGAATACAGACTTACCAACCGTGGTGGTTCTGGCGTTATAGCTATGAAAATGACGGCTAAAACTGGTAAGCATATCGTTGGATGTCTCATGGTTGATGAGAAGATGGATATGATGGCTCTTACAAATGCAGGTAAAATGATACGTGTTGATATGCAAACTATATCAAAATCAAGTAGAAATACATCTGGCGTTTACATAGTAAAAGGCGATGAAGTAGCAAGTATCTCACGTTGTCCAAAAGTAGACAAAACAGAAGATGATGATTATGATGAGAATGCACCAACCCTAATCTTGGAATAA